The stretch of DNA TAAATACGAGTAAAACGACTATTGAAAGAAGACTACAAGGATATGATGCAGATATCAACTTTGAGGAACGTAATTTAGAGGAGTTAGAAACAAAAAAAGCAACTTTTATTACGGTTCAAGAAGGAAATGAAATTTCTGAAGTTGAAGCACAAAAATATATTAATATAATTCATAAGGCTTTAGTTGAATTAAAATCAGAAGCTTTAGAAAATTTAATTAATGAGATAACAATTGAGAGTAATAGTTTATATGCTAAATATTTAGGTGGTAAAACTCAGGGTGAGATTGAAATTGATAGAGGGGTTCGTATTATTGACAAACAAACGAAGAAATCTTTATCTAATTTAAATACAGCCGAATTAACTGCTCAAAAATTAGCTGTAGCTAATGCATTCTTATCGCTAAGTGCAAAGAAAATGAATCGCTCATTTCCTTTATTAGCTGATGCACCAACTTCTCAATTCGATGATGATAACACGTTGTCATTAACTGAGAATTTATCTAATTCTTTTGATCAAATTATTATAATGTCGAAAGATTACAATAAATTAAAGGGGGCTGAAAGAGAGCAGTTTATTAAAAGAGCAAATATTTGTAAGTATTACGAATTAAACAATGATTTGATTGATACTTCAGGTATTGACTCAAGAACGAATAAAAAAACCTATATAAATACTGTAAAATAATGGAAAAGCTATTTACAGAAATTAATAAACGTAATGTGCATTACGGGAATTACGTAGAACAAATTAGAGATATGTTTGCACGTAAACAAGAATCTTTAAAAAAGCAAGACGATAAGTTCTTTTCTAAATATTGGCAAGTATATGCTTGGGCAGCTATTATAGGTTTTATTAACGATAAAAGAGAAGAAGGTGCTGAGTTACCGCATCAATCATCTTTTCAATATCAAATGATTACAAATGGTTCTAGTTCTGTTGCAGATGCTTTACTCTTAATGGCAATTGGAAAAGTGGATGCGAAGGAAGCTAAAGACATCCTTAATTCTCGAAAGTTGTTAACCATTATTAGTGAATATGCAGAGGGTGGAGCAAAACATATTTTAGAAATCAGACAAACACCAGGTTGGGAACGTAAATTCGACAGTCCTGATGATTATTTAATTGAGATTGTTAAGAGAAAATAAATAAAATTCAACCTAGTTAATTTAAACTAGGTTTTTTTACGCATACAATATGGAAAGTGAACTTTTATTTGTTTGGATTGAAGAATTTAGGAGTCTTAAAAATGTTGGATTCAATTTTTCGAACAAATTTGATATTGAATATATTTCAGATTCTAATGAAATCATTGTTAATTTCATTAATGGAGAAAATGCAATTGAGTTAAAAGATGGGATTCATTATTTTAAAGAGAAGGAGTATTATTTGGATGATTTTTTTAGTAATGAAAATAATAATTTTTCAAATATAAGCCAGATCAATGCAATAATAGGTCAGAATTCTTCTGGAAAAAGTAATTTAATTGATTTTATTTTAACTGCAATTAGTAAAGGGAATCGTGATCGTTTAAGAAAGAACTATATACTTGTTTTTAAGTATAACGAGCAATTATTTTTCTATGGTAAAACTAAAGGTAATAGTTTAAGTAAATCATTTCTTAATAATAATAATTCTATAGTAAAAACTATTGATGTTGATAAGGTATGGGAAGCTATGTTTTATTCTAATGTAGCAGATAATAAGGAACATATATTTGAAGGCAGCTCTGTTTTTAATTATTCATTTTCTAAAATGAGTGAATTACAGTCTAATAAAATATCATTTGTTCATTCGGATTTATTTAATAAGGTTTGGGAAAGGCTTAATACTGAAGGTTCTCCTGAACGTAAAGTAAAATTCGGTTTCAATCCAATAGCTTTTTTTAAAACAGAAAAAGAAAGTATTTTAGACAATAAGTTAAAGGGGATTTTAAAGAGATATAGGAAAGCAATTTTTGATGAATCTGGATCAAATATTAATAGATTTCATTATGGTTTAGTTGTAAATTTATTTTGCTTTCTTTATAAAGAAAATATGTTATTTAAAAGTTTCCTAGACCAAATAAAGTTAGAAGATGATATAGCGGAACCTATAGCAGAGTTAAATCCTAAATTAATTGAATTTCTTAAAAAATATAAATTAGAAGTTTCTATAATTAATGAAGAACAACTAAATAAATATTTAAATCTTATAGATAAGATTTCATCTAATAAAATTGATTTAGGAAAAAAAGACGATAAATATGGTAAAAATATAGTTTTAGAATTTAATGATGTGTTTAAGGAACTATTAAATGATTACATTGATTTGTTTAATATAGAAGGGCTTTTTTCGCATGATTGGTCTGAATTGAGTTCTGGTTTAAAAGCTTACATCAATTTATTTTCTCAACTATTTGATTTAAGTAAAGTTATTAAATCAAAAAATATTTTAATATGTATTGATGAAGGTGATTTGTACCTACATCCAGAATGGCAAAAGAATTTTTTAAATGATTTAATGTGGTATATGAATTTAATTTTTATAGATAAAAATATTCAATTGATTCTAACATCTCATTCACCATTTTTAATCTCCGATCTTCCTAAAGAAAATGTCGTTTTACTTGAAAAGGATGGGAAACCTAATCGACAATTAGAGGAGAAATCTTCATTTGGAGCTAATATACATCAGTTATATAACAATCAATTTTTTCTAAAAAATGGAGCAATAGGGGAGTTTGCAAAGAATAAAATTGAAAAGATTTTAGATTATATAGATAAATCAGAACAAATAGATGTTGATAAAACTGCTAAACTAATTCAAATGATAGGTGAACCTGTTATTAGGATTCGTTTAGAAGAGCTTCTTAAAAATAAAATTAAAAATCTTGATAAGGAAAATTTAATAAAGTGGCATCAAGCTCAAATAGATAAACTAAAAAATAAGTAATCTATGATTTATTTAGGTGAAATATCAAAAATAATCACGGATAAACATTGGGAATATTTTATAAATTCGGAAGGCTATAAAAAGATTAAAGAATATTATTTAGATTCTACTTTATCAGTTCAAATGCGTTTGATTTTCCGTAAATTATTACACGATGATGATTTATTAAAAAATATAATAATAGGTAAACCAGAGGTTTTAAGAAATTTAATTGATTTATATAATAGTGAAATTGTAAACAAATGTAGAATCTTTGAGAAGATTGAATTTGATTTTTATACTGATTATGTTTCTAATGGTGGTTGGCATTATATACATAAAACAATTAATCAAAATGAGGCCAAACTTCTCTCTAAAAAAAACAGTAAAAGTTTTAGTAAACAAGAAATTGAAAACAGAAAAAATCAAATTAATAGTAGATTTAAAGAATTAGAAGTCTTTTATGGTATAACAAATCCAGAAAGTTTATTTCTTAAAGATTTAAAGAGAAGATATTTACAGATTTTTAATAGATTAAAGAATAACATCATTGTCTGGAATAATTTATTGGTTGAAATTTTTAATTATAGTAAATTTACTATAAAATTAAACAAATGGAATGCCTATAAATATACTGAAAAGCTTGGATGTAATGTTTGTCCATATTGTAACAGAAATTATATACACACATTAAGAACTGAAAAAGGAAGCACAAGACCAGAATTAGATCATTTTTATCCAAAATCTATTTATCCATTTCTTTCAATATCAATATATAATTTGATACCTAGTTGTCATATATGTAATTCAAATTTAAAAGGTTCTATCAATTTTTATAAAAATAAACATTTACATCCTTTTGAAGATACAAATTATAATAAATTAAAATTTAAGATACGATACAAACCAAACGTTTCCATAACACCTCTTCTACAAATTGAAGATTTTGACATAGTTTGTGATTTTGTTAAAGAGTCCGAAAATGATGAAAATAAAATTGTAAAAAATTCAGTAGAAACATTCAAAATAGAAGAATTGTATAATTTCCATAAAGATGTAGCCCAGGAAGTTGTTTTTAATTCTGTTTATTATAATGAAACAAAAAGAAATGAATTAAAAAGCTTCTTAGGAGATAACATTGAAATTGATGATAACTTTATCGATCGTGTAATATATGGAAACTACTTAGATGAAAATGAATTGGGTAAAAGACCTCTTTCTAAATTCACAAGTGATTTAATTCAATCATTAAAAACTGAATGATTAAATTTCAAAAGTTTTAATATAATTAATTGCTTCTTCTAATGAATTTAATATTACATTAGAGGAAGCATGACAAATTGAAAAATATCGTTTAAATTTTTCATCTTTTTTTGAACGTTCATCTACTAGAATTATGAGTTTATTTAATGCATTTGCATAGCCTATTTCTAAAGCAAGGCCATACCCAGATGGATTGTCTTCTGACATATATCCTAATAAAATATCACATTTTTTTACGTGAAAAAGATCCCAAGAAGTATATTTTTCTACTTCATCCAAATTATGTTTTTGAGGATTAAAAATTTCAAAATTACCTAATTCATTCGTAACTTTTTCATGCCATCCTCCATTAAATCCTCCAGCTAAATAAATTCTAGTTTTCATACTATTTTAAATTTGAAATTGGTAATCTTTGAGCTATTGAGTAAAATATTCTTTTACAATTACCTAATAATGGAATTAATACTAATGTTGATACGTAAAAAACCTTGTGTATTAAATCTGTTTTTAAAAATTTATAATCAATATTTAATTGTAATATAACCATTAAAACTATTAAATAGAAGATAGTTGAAATATGATCAAATAATGCCGATCTAAACATAAATGTATAAACTTTTTGATCCATTTCAGGGTTTCTAGACATTAAAATATTACGTATATTATTATATTTCATATTGTCTATTTCAGAATAATTATTAGCTTTTAAAAAATCTTTTGCAGAGATGTAAAAAGCTTCATTTTCAATATTTTCCCTCCAAAAATCTCCGTGTTTACTTTTTATTAAGATATTAATATACTTAAATAATTTATTTGATTCAGGTATGTTAATTTTTTCTATTACGAAGTTCTGTATTTTTAGTTTAAAGATAGATAAACTGTATATTAAATATCCTAAAACGTAAGCTATTACTAAGATCAAATAGTTTTTAAATTCTTCCCAATCAAAAATAAAATTATCATTAGTAATAATTTCTGGTGATATGATAAAATTAAATAATATTACCAAGGTTATACCTGGTATTAAATACCCTAGGATATCCCAAATAAATTCCTTTATTGATTTTAAAGCATCTTCCATTTAGTGTTATATAAAACAACTTGCACAGCCTTCTCCTTCTGCTTGCATGATTTGATCTTGCCAAGAAGTAGCTTTATTAAGTTGCTGTTTATTCATTCGTTTATAGTGTTCGAGTTTAATTGCGGCTACACGCTCAGGTTGCATTAAATCTTCCAAGCGTTCCTCCATCCAACTGTACCCATCTTTTTCGTATTTGATAGCTTCCTCATACAAAGTAGGGTGCTGTTCTAATAACCAAACCCATTCAATTTTTTGTTGGTAAAAACAAAAGAAACAACCCGAACGACTACGAGAATAGGTTCCTTTTTTTATTTCCCCATCAATTTCAACTTCATATTCTATGGGTTTATAATACGCAGGAATACCAACTCCAGAATCTTCTAATATTTGAAAAATATCATCAATAATTAAATTTTCATCATTATCAATTAAGGAGAATGAATCTAATTTTCCTACAGGATAATCTGTTCCTTTTAACCATTCAAAAACAACGCGATTAAATAGTTTTACGTTTGTGTCCAACAAAGCATTGTGCTTTTGTTTCTGTGTAAATCGCATAGAAATAGGCTGTTCAACATAACTCAAAATCAAATCTAAATTGGCAGGAGCTAATTGTATATATTGTTCTTTAATAAAGTTGATATTTGAGTTATTTAAGAACTTTTTAATCACATCCTCACTCCAAATATTTTTACGAAAAGGAAAGATCGTTTGAATATTTTCTCTCTTAGAGATATAACCATCACGGTTTTCATCCCCACGAATCCCGACATATGAAATCGTAGGTTCGTCCCCAATATGTTGTTCGAAAGGTTCTAATTTCATTTTAGCAGTACACCACCTTGCAGTAGCAGAAGGTAAATACCCACCATACATGGCTAAAAAATGATCGAATGGATTTTTTAAAGGTGAATTTACTTCATCTATTGATTTATATAAGCTAATGTCTTTACCTAAAACAGAATTCAATTTGCTAATTAAATCATAGGTTTCTGTTAATTCTTTACCTGTATCACAAGTATAGTAATCAATATCAATTTCAGGATGTCTTTGGCTCATATAAATAGCCAATGCAGCGCTGTCTTTTCCGCCAGAAATACCTAAAACATGTTTTACTTCAGCCATGATCTAATTTTTATTTAATTCTTCGTTTAATAAACTATATAACAATTGTTTTCTTTGCTTTTCATCCAATTGATTGATAATCGAAACAACATTCGATTTTGTGGATGCAATTTCTTTCTCAATAGTTTGGTCGATAATTAATTTACTTTCCATCTGATTACCTTCTGAATTCAATATCGTTAATGAAACCATTTGGCGATTTTCATTGGATTTAAATTCGTGTAAACTAGAAACTTCAAATAAGTTTCGAGCATACAAAGATAAGTTATTCATTAAAATTAACTCTTCAGCATCAAGCATATTATTAATTGGTTTACCTAAAGCAATATCTGCAACTGATTTTAACCAAGATTCACGATCATCAATTGGAGAAACTAATCGACGATAGAATATACCGTTTTCTTTGGCTAATAATTCTGGTTTAATTGAGTTTAAACGAGTAACTATTTCTGCTTTATATTTTTTGAATTCCTTGTTTTCACATTCTAAACTATCGATAATTTGAGTTTCGATACGATCTAATAACTGATCGTAAGAACTTCTAATTTCTCTGATCGCATCTTGTATGTGTTCAATAAAAGTGGTGAATTCTTCTTCGTTTTTCTCAAAATCAATTTGATTAAACCCTAATACTTGTGGGAACAAATTAAACAAGGCATCTTCTGGATCTTTTGCTTGGAAAATAGCATCTCTAAACGCAATAGCTTTTGCGCTTAACGATTTGGTTTTCTTTGCGTAATCATTTAATGAATTATAGAAACGTAGAAAATTTCCATAAATCGTTATGAAAGATGATTTAGCTCCGCCTTGTATCGTATTGGTTTGAGTTAATTCTTTATAACTCTCCAATAAATTTAATTTAATTCCTTCTATGCGGTATGATTTAACCGAATAATGGTGAGGATTTTTAAAGATTAATTCTAAAATGTCTTCATCAATATATGGGATAAAGCCATTTTGTTCATGAAATAAGGAATAATCTTCTTTACGAATAATTAAAAATGATAACACCCATAATTCTAAGAAACCTTTTTTCAATTTAAAAGGGGCTTGCTTCAATAAATCAAATAACTCACTTAAATTTCGTCTAGATGATACAGAGCTTGATAAAAAATTATCACTAGCTTCCCATAATTTCCCGAAATTTAAATTCCCATTGCCTAATTTACGAGCAGGTTCCCCTAATTCATAATAACCAAGTTCTCGGTTAAAACGATGTAATCCTTCTAATTTATAAAGTGATAAATAAATTGCTTTTTCTGGCGGAAATTTATCAGCTTCAAATCCTAAATCTTCTTTAGTAGAATCATTTAATAAAGCTTTTAATAAGCGTTTTCTAGCAGTTACAATAGGCGTACTGATATACTCTTTATTAACTAATTCGTTTTTAAATTCAGGCTCACTTGCGTAAACAATAGAACATATTTCAGATAATTTCTGGTTTAATTCTAAAGAGTTACGGATAATTACTTTCCTACCGTGGATGTACCAATCATTTTCATAATCAGCATTAAATAAATCAACTAAGATATATTGATTGATTTGTTTTTTATAAAATTCAATTTCTTTATCAATTAACAATAGAGCTGTTTTATCTTCTTTACGTTTATCTCTTATATATTCAAGTTTATGAATATTAAAAACGGCATTTTTGATGTTGTTCGATTGTTTAAAAACAACATATAAATTAGAATCAATTGCTTTTGAATGGGCTTTTACTTTTGCTCCAGTAATCTTCTCGTTAAAAATTAAATTGATATACCCATCTAAAGCCTCTGTAGCAATAGAGGATTCATTCAAATTCGATAAGATTTTAAATTCAAAGTAACGAGGTGATCCTTTTTCAAAAGAATATCTTTTTACGGGAATAACAGGTAACGAAATAATATTCTTTACTTCATCTTCTAAAATAAAATCCGAATTAACTTCTTTAGATACATTTACTAATTCTTGCTCAATGTCTAAATCTGTTCCTTCTAAAAAGTTTAATTTTTTACTGTGTCTGTAAAAACGAATAATTCCAGCTTGAGTTAATTGATCTAAAATCATTTCTACTCGTTGGCTTCTAATTCCTAGAGTGATATGATAATATTCTTTTAAAAGATTTTTATCCAATAAAGTATCTGGTCTACTAAATAAGTTTAATAAACTAATAGACTTGATTAATTTTTCAGCAATCCTATAATCATCAACTGCATCAAAGATTAATTCAGCTCTTTCTAAGGCACGAAAAGTAATTTGCCATTGTAAACGATGAGGGTTTCTTAAGCTTGTAATTTCACTCGAAAGATTCTTAACCAAATAATCAAAGACTTGATCTACAGTGTAAAATGATACATCTGTTAAATCATTATCAGAGAAAAAGCTGAATAAGGAACGTTCATTTTGTCCGTATTTTTGAATACTATTGACAAGTACATGCAGTGATAACCAGTCTAATGGATAAATATTTTCATTGAGAGATTCAAAATTTTCTTCCTTAAAAGAAAATAATTGAGTGGTTTTAATAAATGACTTTAATGTTTCAAATTGCTTTGTTAAAGCAGGTGAAATGGTATATTTATTTAAGGATTGACTAGCAAAATAAATTAATTGTTCAATAGGCTCGTTAAACAAAAGTTCTTTAAAACGTCCTTTTACTTTATTCCATTCATTTTGTTCAACTTGTGACAAATTAGTACTATAAGCACTAAAATCTTGGTGTAAAGTTAAAATGAACTTTACATTTTTGTCCGCGTCATTTGCCCATTCGGCAATCAATTGTATTAAATATAAATCATCTGAATTTCCAGTTTTATTGATGTATTCTAAGAATTTCCCAAACTCATCAATAATGATTACAAATTCATTATTTTTTGTTTTAATTGATTTTCTTTTCTCTTCAAGCGTATGCATAATATCTTCATGAAGAGTAGACTCAATTTGTAAATGTTTAGCAAGTACTGAACTAATTGAATTATTCTCACCGATAAACTTTAAGAATTGATATTTCTTATCTACTGAAAAAGTAGCATCAAAATAACTTGTTTCTTTTTTTAAGTTTTTTTCAGCAGCCCATAAAAACGTAGATTTTCCAGTACCATAATTTCCAATAATGGTAAAGGAATTTTGATTTTCATTGGCATGGTTAAAAATACTATTAAATATTTCAACAGCATTTTTTGTTACAATATAATTCAAAGACTTGTTTTCGTCTCTTATAATGTTTGTTGAAATATTAGTTCGCATGGTAGTAATTGTTTAATAATTTGTTTCTTAATTCCTCAGAATTTTGCTTAATATCTAAAGTAGCGATTCCTGCATGATCTGTATAAACAAATACATCCGAAACCTCATGTAATTGAGATAATAAATCTTCTAAACATTCATTTGTGATACAGAAATAGTTTCCAATAGTACGTTTAATTTCTTCTAATTTTAAACTTGTACTATTTTGTTCTTGAGTCATATCAAGTATGCAATAACCTAAAATTGCTAAAGGAATTGATCGATTGATTTTATTTAAAATATATTTATGACTTTCAATTTTTTCTATTAGATTTAATTCTAAAAGAGGAGCATTAAATTCCTCTTCAATGTTTTTAATATCTTTTGATGAACTTAGATAGGTACGAATTAGTACTTTAAAATCATTCGATAAGGTGTTTTCACTAATAGACTTTACACCATTAATTTCAAGTTTATTTAGAATAAACTTGATTACTTTTTCTTCACTAAATTCATAATTAACTTTATCATCAAAGTATTCTGTAAATAATAAGTGAAAGATACTTGCATATTTTTTTTGGCATAATTTATACTGAAGCAACCACAAAGTTCCTTCATTTTCTAAATAAGGATCTAATCCTACTTCAGGAGAAAAAATTAAATTTGAAAATTCAGTTAAATTGTTTTCATTTGTAATTCCAAAAGCTTCTAACCAATATTTTACAGAAGATACCATATTCTTACCTACACCTAATGAGATAATACTCTCTGAAATCGTAGAGAAGTTAGGGTTATTAAAACCTTTCAATAACCACTGCTGTTTGCAATGAAATGTATCGTGTCCTGAAAATCTATAATTCATCAAATTCAACTTTTATTAGAAATATCTTTTATCTAAATGGAGGAATTCCTCCAACAGGTCAAAGATATAATTTTTGAACGACTTAATATGTCTTGCAAAAACTTGAAATAAAAAAAAATGTAATTTAGATTTAATTTCTTTTAAGGGTAGTTGATTATATTTGAATAAAATATTTATATGGCTACAAAAAGAAATTTTGGAGAAATAACTAATTATCCTGAAGGATCATTATTCGAATCTAGAAAAGATTTATCAATTGCAAGAGTTCATTGTCCTCCTATTTCAGGAATAAGTGGATGTTATAAAGAAGGAGCGGATTCTATCGTTTATCAGGTGGATATGAAGATGATGAAGATTTTGGCGATCGAATAATTTATACAGGTCACGGAGGTAGAGAGGGGAATTCTAAAAAACAAGTAAAAGATCAGGTATTAACTTTACAAAATAAAGCCTTAGAGGTTTCTATGGTTAAAGGATTACCTGTAAGAGTTATAAGAGGATGTAAACATAATTCAAAATTTTCTCCTGAAAAAGGATATCGTTATGATGGTTTATTTAAAGTTATTAAATTTTGGGATGAAACAGGTAAAAGTGGTTATAAAGTGTTTAGATTTGAGCTTATTAAAATTTAAACAATTTTAAATAATAAAGAGAGACTGTGTTTTTTGTGTGTTGAATTTAATGAATTAATTGGTGTCAACTGAACGAATTTAATACTCGATTAAAATATACACTAGCTTTTATAATCAATTATATTAATAACTTCAACTATTTGACTAGTTTTTTTAAAAAATAAATAAAGTTTTAAAATAATAATTTTGAAGTTTAAGTTTCGGTTGGTGCATTGTTGTGTAATTAAAAAATCCCGCTTGTACAAAAAGCGGGATTTTTTACTTCCTAATTGATACAATTTTAGAATGTAGAGATCGATTTCTCAGAAGCGGTAGATCATCCCTAAATATTTTACAAATTCTACGTTTTTAAATCCTTATAAATTTTTCCCATGAACACAACATCTTTAAGTGTTACAGTAAAATTGATTGACTTACAGAAAGAGATTATTTACAGTAAACCAACACTGGATTTGTCCAGTGATTTCCTTATTTGCCTATTCAAAAGCCTTGTTTTGTGCGTTTTTTCTGTAGGTAGGCTGTAGGCGTTATATAGGTATTCGGTATCCGTTCCGTAGGGTTTGTGCAGGGTTTGTTCGGGTAAAACCGGGATTAATTGAATATTTAGAATTATAAGGTCAAAAATAAATAATGAATGATGGCTTAAGAATGATGAAGATTACTGCATTCACCAAAAACTAACACACAATTTGTAGCGTATTACGACCGAATGCACGAGAAAATAACCCAGAATAAACGTTATTTTAAACAAATGGTCAAAAGACGAAGTGCAACGGTAGAACCAGTTTTAGGTACTTTAATCAACCATCACAATATGAAACGCATCAATAGCCGAGGAATGGCACAAGCGAACAAACATGTTCTCTTAGCCGCCTTATGCTATAACCTGAAGAAATACCTGAAATTTACGCCTAAAAAGTCCAAATTACTAGCCCAAATCTGTGCCTTACCAAAGGTACAGCATGCTATTTTTAAAACAGGTGAATTAGACTTTAAAATCCGCTTTTTAAAACCACTTTATTTTTAATTATTTTGAATATACTCCAAAAATAAACCTCGTTTAAAAAGGCTTAAACGAGGTCATATATGATTTTATTTTGTTGAGTTTTGAGTTGTGCAACGGTTACCGATGTTAGGCGATGTCCTTTGTTATTGGTTTTATTAGTGTTTCGTCAATCTGGTTAAGATTGAAATTAATACTTGCAGTTGAATCATTAAATGTTTTGTCAGAGTTTTCAAATGATGCAAAAACAATAATTTGTTGTTCCTTGAATTTTGCCAATTCTTTAAGTAACATCTTAAAACTCTCTAAAGATGCATCTTGCTGTTTTGGTTCATCTAACATCAAAAATTGTGGATGATTACCATTAAATTCGACTGATGTTTTCATTAAAGAAATAGTAAATGCCCATATACTCCTTATAAAATCGCTGGCTGAGGAATCAAATTTGATATTATACAAATTATCTACAATTGGAAAAAAATTGTTTCTAGAAATTTTAATACTATTAAATGATTTACTTGTATAACCAAATTTTTCCAAATATGTAACAAAATTAGACTCCAAATTTTTTACTTTCTCTTCATCCAACATAGAAAGTTTTAGCTTTGGGAGTTTTGAAATTTCAGATTCCAGATAGGTATATTCTTCGATTAAGGGTTTCAATATGCGTAATAACTTTTCGAATTTTTCTATTGTATTAGTGTAGAATATTATTCGTTGTTCCAAACTAAATTTTTGTTGGATTTCGAGAGTTGATGGTAAACGCGAATCTTCAACTAATTCAGTTTTTAAATTTCTTATCTGCGACCTTAATTTTTGAGCAGTTGATTTATATAATTCCGCTTTTTTCTTTTTTTCTTCAAGTAAAGATTTTTGACCAATAATATAAACTTCAACCATTTTTAATTGAGACTCTAGATATTTTATGTTATCATCTAATCTCATAGGAATATGGTTTATATCACTGGGTAGTAAATCTTTAATTTCTTGGGAACAAGTTGGGCATATATTTTCTAATGTCTTAATATCTTGCTTTGCTCCAAGATTACTCAATTTTTGAATACCTTTATTTTTTCTTAAATCATCTAAAATAACCGAGTATTGATTCTCATATTGACGTAGCTTTTCAGAATTGGAACTTATATC from Faecalibacter sp. LW9 encodes:
- a CDS encoding AAA family ATPase, producing MESELLFVWIEEFRSLKNVGFNFSNKFDIEYISDSNEIIVNFINGENAIELKDGIHYFKEKEYYLDDFFSNENNNFSNISQINAIIGQNSSGKSNLIDFILTAISKGNRDRLRKNYILVFKYNEQLFFYGKTKGNSLSKSFLNNNNSIVKTIDVDKVWEAMFYSNVADNKEHIFEGSSVFNYSFSKMSELQSNKISFVHSDLFNKVWERLNTEGSPERKVKFGFNPIAFFKTEKESILDNKLKGILKRYRKAIFDESGSNINRFHYGLVVNLFCFLYKENMLFKSFLDQIKLEDDIAEPIAELNPKLIEFLKKYKLEVSIINEEQLNKYLNLIDKISSNKIDLGKKDDKYGKNIVLEFNDVFKELLNDYIDLFNIEGLFSHDWSELSSGLKAYINLFSQLFDLSKVIKSKNILICIDEGDLYLHPEWQKNFLNDLMWYMNLIFIDKNIQLILTSHSPFLISDLPKENVVLLEKDGKPNRQLEEKSSFGANIHQLYNNQFFLKNGAIGEFAKNKIEKILDYIDKSEQIDVDKTAKLIQMIGEPVIRIRLEELLKNKIKNLDKENLIKWHQAQIDKLKNK
- a CDS encoding nucleoside 2-deoxyribosyltransferase domain-containing protein gives rise to the protein MKTRIYLAGGFNGGWHEKVTNELGNFEIFNPQKHNLDEVEKYTSWDLFHVKKCDILLGYMSEDNPSGYGLALEIGYANALNKLIILVDERSKKDEKFKRYFSICHASSNVILNSLEEAINYIKTFEI
- a CDS encoding phosphoadenosine phosphosulfate reductase family protein, translating into MAEVKHVLGISGGKDSAALAIYMSQRHPEIDIDYYTCDTGKELTETYDLISKLNSVLGKDISLYKSIDEVNSPLKNPFDHFLAMYGGYLPSATARWCTAKMKLEPFEQHIGDEPTISYVGIRGDENRDGYISKRENIQTIFPFRKNIWSEDVIKKFLNNSNINFIKEQYIQLAPANLDLILSYVEQPISMRFTQKQKHNALLDTNVKLFNRVVFEWLKGTDYPVGKLDSFSLIDNDENLIIDDIFQILEDSGVGIPAYYKPIEYEVEIDGEIKKGTYSRSRSGCFFCFYQQKIEWVWLLEQHPTLYEEAIKYEKDGYSWMEERLEDLMQPERVAAIKLEHYKRMNKQQLNKATSWQDQIMQAEGEGCASCFI
- a CDS encoding DUF4007 family protein, encoding MNYRFSGHDTFHCKQQWLLKGFNNPNFSTISESIISLGVGKNMVSSVKYWLEAFGITNENNLTEFSNLIFSPEVGLDPYLENEGTLWLLQYKLCQKKYASIFHLLFTEYFDDKVNYEFSEEKVIKFILNKLEINGVKSISENTLSNDFKVLIRTYLSSSKDIKNIEEEFNAPLLELNLIEKIESHKYILNKINRSIPLAILGYCILDMTQEQNSTSLKLEEIKRTIGNYFCITNECLEDLLSQLHEVSDVFVYTDHAGIATLDIKQNSEELRNKLLNNYYHAN
- a CDS encoding transposase — encoded protein: MHSPKTNTQFVAYYDRMHEKITQNKRYFKQMVKRRSATVEPVLGTLINHHNMKRINSRGMAQANKHVLLAALCYNLKKYLKFTPKKSKLLAQICALPKVQHAIFKTGELDFKIRFLKPLYF